The genomic window GAGGAACAATATCCAGTTCGGACTTCAGTACAACAGGCTGCGTACTTTATTGTTGGGATTGGTCAACCATACTTTAACGGAAGATTCCAATAGTGAATATGTAGTAAGAGTAGGGTATATCATCAGAAACTTCAGACTGGGAATGACGAACGTAGGAGGAAGAGGAAAGGCTAAAGGAAGTGATCTGAACATCAGGGGAGATTTCTCTTTGAGAGACAGCAAGACCAGTATTACCAACATTCTGCTGGACGATTCGCAGGTAACAGGAGGACAGCGATTACTGAACATTAAAGTTTCCGCAGACTACAATGTCTCTGAAAACCTTAACCTAAGAGTATTTTACGAGCAGATGACTTCCAAATACAAGATCTCGACGGCATTCCCGCTGTCAACGATCAGAGCGGGGATTTCCGCAACCTTTACCTTCGGGAATTCGGGAGCTTTCTAATTAGAACGAAAATAAATTTAATGGTCCTTCAAATTTTGAAGGACTTTTTTTTTGCCCGATATTTGAAGCTTCTGGAATTTTGAATACATTTGTACAAATAAAAAATTAAAAATGAACACACCATCAGAATTAAAGTACACCAAAGATCACGAATGGATCAGAATCAAAGGTAATGTTGCTACAATCGGTATTACAGACTTTGCTCAGGGAGAGCTTGGCGATATCGTTTACGTAGATGTAGATACTGTAGATGATGAGTTGGAAGGCGGTGCCGTTTTCGGAAGTGTAGAAGCTGTAAAAACAGTTTCGGATTTATTCTTGCCAATTTCAGGAAAAGTAATCGAGTTCAACACCGAGCTTGAAGATCAGCCTGAGTTATTGAACACGGATCCTTATGGAAACGGATGGATCATCAAATTGGAAGTTGCTGAAGGTGCAGATCATGCAGAATTGCTTTCTGCCGAAGAATACCAGGAGATCATTGGATAACCTTTCAAAAATATTCAGTAAGATTTTGCCCATTTATTGGGCATTTCTTACTTATATGCTCCTCCGACCGGGAGAAGAAAACCATGAATACTGGTTTATGTTCAACGGCATCGACAAGGTGTTGCACCTGAGCATATTCGCCGCATTAGGTTTTTGTTTGATAGCATCATTTCCCAAAATCAAATTTTCATATTATATTCAGATCATCCTGATCTATGCTTTTCTTACAGAGATTCTGCAGGAAGAAATGGGCCTCGGCCGATCCATGGAAACATTAGACGTGGTTGCAGATACCATCGGTTGTCTTATCGGATATTATACGTATAAACTTTCT from Chryseobacterium sp. SORGH_AS_0447 includes these protein-coding regions:
- a CDS encoding VanZ family protein, with the protein product MQNCFLPKNTRRSLDNLSKIFSKILPIYWAFLTYMLLRPGEENHEYWFMFNGIDKVLHLSIFAALGFCLIASFPKIKFSYYIQIILIYAFLTEILQEEMGLGRSMETLDVVADTIGCLIGYYTYKLSIKRFF
- the gcvH gene encoding glycine cleavage system protein GcvH, whose product is MNTPSELKYTKDHEWIRIKGNVATIGITDFAQGELGDIVYVDVDTVDDELEGGAVFGSVEAVKTVSDLFLPISGKVIEFNTELEDQPELLNTDPYGNGWIIKLEVAEGADHAELLSAEEYQEIIG